In Hyperolius riggenbachi isolate aHypRig1 chromosome 10, aHypRig1.pri, whole genome shotgun sequence, a genomic segment contains:
- the CNTF gene encoding ciliary neurotrophic factor translates to MDSEVALQDHYSRLIQQVHQIKEDLVHLKDKYVEAHGIPHFDVPGGSASIGSANWLELAMEERLLANISAYINLEKRLMQVITDQAESLIHEESELHGGLLNLLENVTALRTQLEYLGATMGLTSESLNGTDDVDNGSGGLFEMKVRGYHVLAELSVWALRSVRDLRKLKNEQKNLASKTESSTTESSAEENGE, encoded by the exons ATGGATTCCGAAGTGGCGCTACAGGACCACTACTCACGGCTTATTCAACAAGTGCACCAAATCAAGGAGGATCTTGTGCACCTGAAGGACAAATAT GTAGAGGCCCATGGGATACCACATTTTGACGTACCTGGAGGGAGTGCATCCATTGGCTCAGCCAACTGGTTGGAATTAGCTATGGAGGAACGTTTGTTGGCCAACATCTCTGCTTACATAAATTTGGAGAAAAGGTTAATGCAAGTGATAACTGATCAGGCTGAAAGTCTTATACATGAAGAAAGTGAGCTGCACGGCGGTCTTCTGAACCTGCTGGAAAATGTAACAGCCTTGAGGACACAACTAGAGTATCTTGGGGCCACCATGGGCCTGACAAGTGAGTCTCTGAATGGCACTGATGATGTGGATAATGGATCAGGAGGCCTCTTTGAAATGAAGGTTAGGGGATACCATGTCTTGGCTGAGCTATCTGTGTGGGCCCTGAGGAGTGTCAGGGACTTAAGGAAGTTAAAGAATGAGCAGAAGAACTTGGCCAGCAAGACAGAGTCCTCCACAACCGAGTCCTCCGCTGAAGAGAATGGTGAATGA